From the Hymenobacter yonginensis genome, one window contains:
- a CDS encoding N-acetylglucosamine kinase, which translates to MILIADGGSTKSSWCQLDEAGNRVHFNTEGYNPDFIDTAGVIASLNKNLPETLHREEVTEVFYYGAGVSSAKKAEVLAQAMRQVFPQAKVTVDHDLLASARALLGHKPGFAAILGTGTNSCLYDGTRITHNVDSLGYFLGDEGSGSFIGKRLLRDYLRGLLPDGLQEIFQEEFKLTREDILDRLYNQPLPNRFLASFAKFTYDHNNISYCREIVLQGFETFFENIVRHYPNYQDYTFNCIGSVGYNFRDALVQVAKSHDMEVGKIIRSPIDDLVTFHEGKA; encoded by the coding sequence ATGATTCTCATTGCCGATGGCGGCTCTACCAAGAGCAGCTGGTGCCAGCTCGACGAAGCCGGCAACCGGGTACACTTCAACACCGAAGGATACAACCCCGACTTTATCGACACGGCCGGCGTAATTGCCTCGCTGAATAAGAACCTACCCGAAACCCTTCACCGCGAAGAAGTTACGGAAGTTTTTTATTATGGAGCCGGTGTTTCTTCGGCGAAGAAGGCTGAAGTGCTGGCCCAGGCCATGCGCCAGGTGTTTCCGCAGGCCAAAGTCACCGTCGACCACGACCTGCTGGCTTCGGCGCGCGCGCTGCTCGGCCACAAGCCGGGGTTCGCGGCCATCCTCGGCACGGGCACCAACTCCTGCCTCTACGATGGTACCCGCATCACGCACAATGTCGACTCGCTCGGCTATTTTCTGGGTGACGAAGGCTCGGGTTCGTTCATTGGCAAGCGGCTGCTGCGCGACTACCTGCGCGGCCTGCTGCCCGACGGCCTGCAGGAGATTTTTCAGGAGGAGTTCAAGCTCACCCGCGAAGACATTCTGGACCGGCTCTACAACCAGCCGCTGCCCAACCGGTTTCTGGCCAGCTTCGCCAAGTTCACCTACGACCACAACAACATCAGCTACTGCCGCGAGATTGTGCTGCAGGGTTTCGAAACCTTCTTCGAAAACATCGTCCGGCACTACCCCAACTACCAGGACTACACCTTCAACTGCATCGGCTCGGTGGGCTACAACTTCCGCGATGCACTGGTGCAGGTAGCCAAAAGCCACGACATGGAAGTGGGCAAGATCATCCGCTCCCCCATCGACGACCTCGTGACTTTCCACGAAGGCAAAGCGTAG
- a CDS encoding DUF4961 domain-containing protein, with the protein MKTLRLLLSLVAMLAGMPVLRAQVVVTEPVFFQDTTPITLTFDATKGNGALAGFTGPVYIWTGVITNRSTSNTDWKYVKSPSFGQADPAAQMTRSTTNPNLYTISFTPRTFYGVPATEQMLKLAMIFKNADGSVVGRGDGGDILVNISQSALDARITSPTTAQFVPAGTQVPVTGIASASAQLTFRLNGVQVAQQTGTSLSTNITVSQVGRNVVRFTATNGSLTASDSVLVVVSPQVTVAALPAGAKKDGITYINGGTSAILSLTAPGKSFVYVLGEFNNWQQTTAGFMKKTPETDAANARWWVQIDNLTPGQEYAYQYEVNGILRVADPYAEKVLDPSNDRFIPAVTYPSLKAYPTGQTTGIVSVLQSNQTPYQWQVNNFQRPKRTDLVVYELHLRDFIARHDYATLKDTLTYLKRLGVNCIELMPVNEFEGNDSWGYNPSFYFAPDKYYGTKDALKAFIDEAHRRGFAVVLDMVLNHSCGQSPMVQMYFDGGNPSADSPWFNRTATHPFNVCYDFNHESPFTKYFSKQVMGFWLQEYRIDGYRFDLSKGFTQRNSGNDVGAWGAYDQSRINIWQDYYSYMTSIDPTHYTILEHFADNSEERVLADAGMMLWGNMHGAYAEAIKGNGASSNLVGTSYQNRQFQQPNLVSYMESHDEERQIVEALTSGNTTNPAHNVRELPVALARAEAAAAFFLTIPGPKMIWQFGELGYDVGINFNGRTGQKPIRWNYQTEPARRRLYNVYAALNALRVNEPAFESRTFTISGRVNLKTIRITDPSMNVVVLGNFGVQADSITPSFPNTGKWYNYLRGDSITVTNVDKRLPLGPGEYGVYTSRRVKLPAAVVLSNKPSRLTTADLRLTAAPNPVATTATVQYTLTSAAPVTVTVTNLLGASAQKPVVLARQSSGPHELQLPVSGLANGVYLVRLQAGEQQQTIRLLVQH; encoded by the coding sequence CTGGCCGGAATGCCGGTTTTGCGGGCCCAGGTGGTTGTCACCGAGCCCGTATTCTTTCAGGATACCACACCCATCACGCTCACCTTCGATGCTACCAAAGGCAATGGAGCATTAGCCGGCTTTACCGGCCCCGTGTATATCTGGACCGGTGTCATCACCAACCGCAGCACCAGCAACACCGACTGGAAGTACGTAAAGAGCCCTTCGTTCGGGCAGGCGGATCCGGCGGCGCAGATGACGCGCAGCACCACCAACCCCAACCTCTACACCATCAGCTTCACCCCGCGCACTTTCTACGGCGTGCCTGCCACCGAGCAGATGCTGAAGCTGGCCATGATCTTCAAGAACGCCGATGGCTCGGTGGTGGGCCGCGGCGATGGCGGCGACATTCTGGTGAATATCTCGCAGAGTGCCCTCGACGCGCGCATCACGTCGCCCACCACGGCGCAGTTCGTGCCGGCTGGCACGCAGGTGCCCGTAACAGGCATCGCCTCAGCCAGCGCCCAGCTCACTTTCCGCCTCAATGGCGTGCAGGTGGCCCAGCAGACGGGCACTTCGCTCAGCACCAACATCACTGTCAGCCAGGTAGGCCGCAACGTGGTCCGCTTCACGGCGACCAACGGTAGCCTTACGGCCTCCGACTCGGTGCTGGTGGTAGTAAGCCCGCAGGTAACGGTGGCAGCCCTGCCCGCCGGCGCCAAGAAAGACGGCATCACTTACATCAACGGCGGCACGTCGGCCATTCTGAGCCTCACGGCGCCCGGCAAGAGCTTCGTGTATGTGCTCGGTGAGTTCAACAACTGGCAGCAGACCACGGCTGGTTTCATGAAGAAGACGCCCGAAACCGACGCGGCCAACGCCCGCTGGTGGGTGCAGATCGACAACCTGACCCCCGGCCAGGAGTACGCCTATCAGTATGAAGTAAACGGCATCCTGCGCGTGGCTGACCCCTACGCCGAAAAAGTGCTGGACCCCAGCAACGACCGGTTCATTCCGGCCGTGACCTACCCGAGCCTGAAGGCTTACCCAACGGGCCAAACTACTGGCATCGTGTCGGTGCTGCAAAGCAACCAGACGCCGTATCAGTGGCAGGTAAACAACTTCCAGCGCCCCAAGCGCACCGACCTAGTGGTGTATGAGCTGCACTTGCGCGACTTCATCGCCCGCCACGACTACGCGACGCTGAAGGACACCCTGACCTACCTCAAACGCCTGGGCGTAAACTGCATCGAGCTGATGCCGGTGAACGAGTTTGAAGGTAACGACTCGTGGGGCTACAATCCCTCGTTCTACTTTGCTCCCGACAAATACTACGGCACCAAGGATGCGCTTAAGGCCTTCATCGACGAAGCCCACCGCCGCGGTTTTGCCGTAGTGCTGGATATGGTGCTCAACCACAGCTGCGGCCAGAGCCCCATGGTGCAGATGTACTTCGATGGCGGCAACCCCTCGGCCGATTCGCCCTGGTTCAACCGCACAGCCACGCACCCCTTCAACGTGTGTTACGACTTCAACCACGAGTCGCCATTCACCAAGTATTTCTCCAAGCAGGTGATGGGCTTCTGGCTGCAGGAGTACCGCATCGACGGCTACCGCTTCGACCTGAGCAAAGGCTTCACCCAGCGCAACTCCGGCAACGATGTGGGGGCCTGGGGTGCGTACGACCAGTCCCGCATCAACATCTGGCAGGACTACTACAGCTACATGACGTCCATCGACCCGACGCACTACACTATCCTGGAGCACTTCGCCGACAACTCGGAGGAACGCGTGCTGGCCGATGCTGGCATGATGCTGTGGGGCAACATGCACGGGGCGTACGCCGAAGCCATCAAAGGCAACGGGGCCAGCTCCAACCTGGTGGGCACCAGCTACCAGAACCGCCAGTTCCAGCAGCCCAACCTAGTGAGCTACATGGAAAGCCACGACGAAGAGCGCCAGATTGTGGAAGCGCTTACGTCGGGCAACACTACCAATCCGGCGCACAACGTGCGCGAGTTGCCTGTGGCTCTGGCCCGCGCCGAAGCCGCCGCCGCTTTCTTCCTCACCATCCCCGGCCCGAAGATGATCTGGCAGTTTGGCGAGCTGGGCTATGATGTCGGCATCAACTTCAACGGCCGCACCGGCCAGAAGCCGATTCGCTGGAACTACCAGACCGAGCCGGCCCGCCGTCGCCTCTACAACGTATATGCCGCCCTCAACGCCCTGCGTGTGAACGAGCCCGCCTTCGAGTCGCGCACCTTCACTATCTCGGGCCGCGTGAACCTGAAAACCATCCGCATCACCGACCCGAGCATGAACGTAGTGGTGCTGGGCAACTTCGGGGTACAGGCCGACAGCATCACGCCCTCGTTCCCGAACACTGGCAAGTGGTACAACTACCTGCGCGGCGACAGTATCACGGTAACCAACGTCGACAAGCGCCTGCCGCTCGGCCCCGGCGAATACGGCGTGTACACCTCGCGCCGCGTGAAGCTGCCGGCAGCCGTAGTCCTGAGCAACAAGCCAAGCCGCCTCACCACCGCCGACCTGCGCCTGACTGCTGCTCCTAACCCGGTGGCTACCACCGCCACGGTGCAGTACACGCTCACTTCGGCGGCGCCCGTTACCGTTACGGTTACTAACCTGCTGGGTGCCAGCGCGCAGAAGCCGGTAGTGCTGGCCCGCCAGAGCAGCGGCCCGCACGAGCTGCAGCTGCCCGTAAGTGGCCTCGCCAACGGGGTGTATCTCGTGCGCCTGCAGGCTGGCGAGCAGCAGCAAACCATTCGGTTGCTGGTGCAGCACTAA
- a CDS encoding T9SS type A sorting domain-containing protein, protein MKKIFTLAAAGALAATALNAQAQITLDGVMNTAEIGAANSGRYVSLGAFTTPHPAGFGDWGLLRMYGANTASKLYVALAGTPEANGNGLQIYMDFPNKTGVTSGTALPAVTGPVAGTATTMFEGAGITGTKMDMEVDAALALKGESLTSFIPQAAVYTSNTAGTAAVLATTMTATGAPITIAGATGNFAMFNGSRMAYRGTSDGKITTNPGNANGGGAGSYGWEIELDRTALGLPSGASIVRLFAGYVSNTGYWSSDVIPEIAGNAAANLENSPDFTQETGTQAATLNVVVLSNRNAAEAAVAMSVFPNPSSSKATVTYQVLNRAQNVNVTLTDLTGRTVRVLKSGVQAAGFQSISLSTQDVAAGTYMVNVKVGDLTATRKVVLL, encoded by the coding sequence ATGAAAAAAATCTTTACCCTCGCAGCTGCCGGAGCACTGGCTGCCACTGCTCTCAACGCGCAGGCACAAATCACGCTTGACGGCGTAATGAACACCGCTGAAATCGGTGCTGCTAACTCGGGTCGCTACGTTTCGCTGGGTGCTTTCACCACACCTCACCCTGCTGGTTTCGGCGACTGGGGTCTGCTGCGTATGTACGGTGCCAACACCGCCAGCAAACTGTATGTTGCTCTGGCTGGTACGCCCGAAGCCAACGGCAATGGTCTGCAGATTTACATGGACTTCCCGAACAAAACGGGCGTAACGTCCGGCACGGCGCTGCCAGCCGTAACGGGTCCGGTAGCTGGTACGGCTACCACCATGTTTGAAGGTGCCGGTATCACGGGCACCAAAATGGACATGGAAGTGGACGCCGCTCTGGCTCTGAAAGGCGAGTCGCTGACTTCGTTCATTCCTCAGGCCGCCGTTTACACTTCCAACACGGCCGGCACGGCTGCTGTACTGGCTACGACCATGACGGCTACCGGCGCTCCAATCACCATCGCCGGTGCTACCGGTAACTTCGCCATGTTCAACGGTTCGCGTATGGCGTACCGCGGTACTTCGGACGGCAAAATCACCACCAACCCCGGCAACGCCAACGGTGGCGGCGCTGGTTCGTATGGCTGGGAAATCGAGCTGGACCGTACTGCTCTGGGCTTGCCTTCGGGTGCCAGCATCGTGCGCCTGTTCGCTGGCTACGTAAGCAACACCGGCTACTGGTCGTCGGACGTGATTCCTGAAATTGCTGGTAACGCCGCCGCTAACCTGGAAAACTCGCCTGACTTCACGCAGGAAACCGGCACGCAAGCTGCTACCCTGAACGTGGTAGTACTGAGCAACCGCAACGCTGCCGAGGCTGCCGTAGCCATGAGCGTGTTCCCGAACCCATCGTCGAGCAAGGCAACCGTTACCTATCAGGTACTGAACCGCGCTCAAAACGTAAACGTAACCCTGACCGACCTGACCGGCCGTACCGTACGTGTGCTGAAAAGCGGTGTACAAGCTGCCGGCTTCCAGTCGATCAGCCTGAGTACGCAGGACGTAGCTGCCGGCACCTACATGGTGAACGTGAAAGTTGGCGACCTGACGGCTACCCGCAAAGTGGTTCTGCTCTAA